In Flagellatimonas centrodinii, a single window of DNA contains:
- a CDS encoding hydantoinase B/oxoprolinase family protein — MNDPQMTPEQQELLNRFLQNNKMFYAPDPAIMENHKIEARTEIEDQLLSGAVDPHKVNEVRGLIVAALDESHTMIEQMGAAPGAKWGDMTTAIFTASGDLSLIAPHGVGGFAAAVFYPIKFINKYWATEPTVGVREGDAFIHNDARYGGIHNTDQSMMMPVFWEGKLICWISATIHEGENGSCEPGGMPAAAESKFDEGLKMPPFRCAENFELKRDIVTFLQNSVRDPKLQLEDMKVRLHSVIRLRERIMRVLEEHGPEALIIMLRKQLEDVSEEVRRRIRELPDGTTRTVSFADSTLRESVLLKLNMAVTVKGDTMIVDLRGSSPELLNRSINACQASFKTMLFCGYMMNVWPDLPFTMAVFTPFEFIFDEKSIINGSFDTPQAMSLIPLFKTMTIASIPMAKFTYSLPHRYTAMVAPQYDQPATLIYGGMTQHAEFVGNFCADINGMGQGGRSHRDGEHSVSPPFSACCDLGEIELMEEDLPLVRLGAFTLAKDRVGFGKQRSGLGYEQIHSFRGSDLWGYMVGCSGSFFPSAQPLFGGYASPTYPLCKVKGTNIFEHLEKNPEKIRFDILDIMNNQPIEGAQYSTHPMAMTFELAAPGELYMMCQGAGGGYGDVLQRDPEAVMRDLEEDLIGDDTAREVFKVVYDAGSRVVDEAATSALRDAERRARIARGKPFDAFVADWCTDEPPANLPYMGSWGPDVSTVYGIMMGQRVKMEGKALQSQFMLNPKDVRIAELEAEVARLSAS; from the coding sequence ATGAATGACCCGCAGATGACGCCCGAGCAGCAAGAATTGCTCAACCGGTTCCTGCAGAACAACAAGATGTTCTATGCGCCCGATCCGGCGATCATGGAAAACCACAAGATCGAGGCGCGGACCGAGATCGAGGACCAGCTGCTGTCCGGCGCGGTCGACCCGCACAAGGTCAACGAGGTCCGGGGCCTGATCGTCGCCGCCCTCGACGAATCGCACACCATGATCGAGCAGATGGGCGCGGCGCCGGGTGCCAAGTGGGGTGACATGACCACCGCCATCTTCACGGCGTCCGGTGACCTGTCGCTGATCGCGCCGCATGGTGTCGGCGGCTTCGCCGCGGCGGTGTTCTACCCGATCAAGTTCATCAACAAGTACTGGGCGACGGAGCCGACCGTCGGCGTGCGCGAGGGCGATGCCTTCATCCACAACGACGCCCGCTATGGCGGCATCCACAACACCGACCAGTCGATGATGATGCCGGTGTTCTGGGAGGGCAAGCTGATCTGCTGGATTTCCGCCACCATCCACGAGGGCGAGAACGGCTCCTGCGAACCGGGTGGCATGCCGGCAGCGGCCGAGAGCAAGTTTGACGAGGGGCTGAAGATGCCCCCGTTCCGCTGCGCCGAAAACTTCGAGCTGAAGCGGGACATCGTCACCTTCCTGCAGAACTCGGTGCGCGACCCCAAGCTGCAGCTGGAAGACATGAAGGTGCGGCTGCACTCGGTGATCCGGCTGCGCGAGCGCATCATGCGGGTGCTGGAAGAGCACGGCCCCGAGGCCCTGATCATCATGCTGCGCAAGCAGCTGGAGGACGTCTCCGAAGAGGTGCGTCGGCGCATCCGCGAACTGCCGGACGGCACCACCCGCACGGTCTCCTTCGCCGATTCCACCCTGCGTGAAAGCGTCTTGCTGAAGCTCAACATGGCAGTGACGGTCAAGGGTGACACCATGATCGTCGACCTCCGCGGCTCGTCGCCGGAGCTGTTGAATCGTTCGATCAACGCCTGTCAGGCTTCGTTCAAGACCATGCTGTTCTGCGGTTACATGATGAACGTGTGGCCCGATCTGCCCTTCACCATGGCGGTGTTCACGCCATTCGAGTTCATCTTTGATGAGAAGTCGATCATCAACGGGTCGTTCGACACGCCGCAGGCCATGAGCCTGATTCCGCTGTTCAAGACCATGACCATCGCCTCGATTCCGATGGCCAAGTTCACCTACAGCCTGCCGCACCGCTACACCGCCATGGTGGCACCGCAGTACGACCAGCCGGCCACCCTGATCTACGGCGGCATGACCCAGCACGCCGAGTTCGTCGGCAACTTCTGCGCCGACATCAACGGCATGGGGCAGGGCGGCCGCAGTCATCGCGATGGCGAGCATTCGGTGTCGCCGCCGTTCTCGGCTTGTTGCGACCTCGGCGAGATCGAGCTGATGGAGGAAGACCTGCCGTTGGTGCGCCTCGGCGCCTTCACCCTGGCCAAGGACCGGGTCGGCTTCGGCAAGCAGCGTTCCGGTCTCGGCTACGAGCAGATCCACAGCTTCCGCGGCTCCGACCTGTGGGGCTACATGGTCGGCTGTTCCGGTTCGTTTTTCCCCTCCGCGCAGCCGCTGTTCGGTGGCTATGCCTCGCCGACCTATCCGCTGTGCAAGGTCAAGGGCACCAACATCTTCGAGCACCTCGAGAAGAACCCGGAGAAGATCCGCTTCGACATTCTCGACATCATGAACAACCAGCCGATCGAGGGCGCGCAGTACTCGACTCATCCGATGGCGATGACCTTCGAGCTGGCGGCGCCAGGCGAGCTGTACATGATGTGCCAGGGTGCTGGCGGCGGTTACGGTGATGTCTTGCAGCGCGACCCGGAAGCGGTGATGCGTGATCTCGAAGAAGACCTGATCGGTGACGATACCGCGCGCGAAGTGTTCAAGGTGGTGTACGACGCCGGATCGCGGGTGGTGGATGAAGCGGCCACCTCGGCATTGCGAGACGCCGAACGGCGCGCGCGCATTGCACGGGGCAAGCCCTTCGATGCCTTCGTCGCCGACTGGTGTACCGACGAGCCGCCCGCCAACCTGCCGTACATGGGCAGTTGGGGCCCGGATGTCAGCACGGTCTACGGCATCATGATGGGCCAGCGGGTGAAGATGGAGGGCAAGGCGCTGCAGAGCCAGTTCATGCTCAATCCCAAGGACGTCCGCATCGCGGAACTGGAAGCGGAAGTCGCCCGGCTCAGCGCGTCATGA
- a CDS encoding acetoacetate--CoA ligase, with the protein MAVTEGQWLWSPRPEYAARSQLAQFMDWLRRTRDLDIADYETLRQWSVAEPEGFWSALWDYFDIQADGSSTPVREGEGMMETRWFTGARVNYAEHLLRYEAKAAEGETAIFHQTENRPLDRMSWQQLGHQVRVLATRLRAMGIRPGDRVVSYMPNVPETTLAMIATIAVGAVWSSTAPEFGIRTVVDRLSQIEPKLIFVSDGYRFGGKDFDRTAEVQQIVAGLPTLEQVIWLPYLQPDRSTPPVPDALCWAEALSGPAVPPEAFQYERVDNQHPLWVMFSSGTTGLPKAITHNHVGQLVEHLKLSAFHFNLAPGQVMFFHSTTGWAMYQLLVSSLLRGAAIVQYDGSPVHPGLDFLWSLAANTGATNFGASPTFVQMMEKAGLRPRDHFDLSALEAVLVAGAPSTPETFKWFYDNVKEDLWVTSQSGGTEVGSAFVGASPTLPVHAGEIQCRCLGMDIQSWSDDGQPQVDAVGELVCVKPFPSMPVFFWGDTDGKRYHEAYFEHFPGVWRHGDFIKINARGGCYIYGRSDSTLNRFGVRIGAAEVYRTVEQVDAVADSVVVCCELDGGHFFMPLFVQLKPGFVLDEALVNTLNTKLRSDCSPRHVPDRIYAVPKVPYTLTGKKMEVPVRKLLMGWPVDQAASRDAMMNPESLDWFIDFVATTGDYQKPARA; encoded by the coding sequence ATGGCAGTGACTGAAGGCCAATGGTTGTGGTCACCGCGGCCCGAATATGCGGCGCGGTCGCAGCTCGCACAGTTCATGGACTGGTTACGGCGGACCCGCGACCTCGACATTGCCGACTACGAAACCCTGCGCCAGTGGTCGGTCGCCGAGCCCGAGGGATTCTGGTCGGCCTTGTGGGACTACTTCGACATTCAGGCGGACGGGTCCTCGACCCCGGTGCGGGAAGGCGAGGGGATGATGGAGACGCGGTGGTTTACTGGCGCCCGCGTCAACTATGCCGAACACCTGCTGCGGTATGAGGCCAAGGCGGCCGAGGGCGAGACCGCCATCTTCCACCAGACCGAGAACCGCCCGCTGGACCGGATGAGCTGGCAGCAGCTCGGACATCAGGTGCGCGTGCTGGCGACGCGGTTGCGGGCGATGGGGATACGCCCCGGCGACCGGGTGGTGTCGTACATGCCGAACGTGCCGGAAACCACGTTGGCGATGATTGCCACCATCGCGGTAGGGGCGGTGTGGTCATCGACCGCGCCGGAGTTTGGTATCCGCACGGTGGTGGACCGCTTGTCGCAGATCGAACCCAAGCTGATCTTCGTCAGCGATGGCTACCGCTTCGGCGGCAAGGACTTCGACCGTACCGCGGAAGTGCAGCAGATCGTCGCCGGTCTGCCCACTCTGGAGCAGGTGATCTGGCTGCCCTACCTGCAGCCGGACCGCAGCACACCGCCGGTGCCCGATGCGCTGTGCTGGGCTGAGGCGTTGTCCGGCCCGGCCGTACCGCCGGAGGCTTTCCAATATGAGCGCGTCGACAACCAGCACCCGCTGTGGGTGATGTTCTCCTCCGGCACCACCGGTTTGCCGAAGGCGATTACCCACAACCATGTCGGGCAGCTGGTGGAGCACCTCAAGCTCAGCGCCTTCCATTTCAATCTGGCCCCCGGCCAGGTGATGTTCTTCCACAGCACCACCGGCTGGGCGATGTACCAGTTGCTGGTGTCGTCGCTGCTGCGCGGTGCCGCCATCGTCCAGTACGACGGCAGCCCGGTGCATCCGGGGCTGGACTTCCTCTGGTCGCTGGCCGCCAACACCGGGGCGACCAACTTCGGCGCCAGCCCGACCTTCGTGCAGATGATGGAAAAGGCCGGGCTGCGGCCGCGCGATCACTTCGATCTCTCCGCCCTGGAGGCGGTGCTGGTGGCCGGTGCGCCGAGTACGCCGGAAACCTTCAAGTGGTTCTATGACAACGTCAAGGAAGACCTGTGGGTCACCTCGCAGTCCGGCGGCACCGAAGTGGGCAGCGCCTTCGTCGGCGCCTCGCCGACGCTGCCGGTCCATGCCGGCGAGATCCAGTGCCGCTGCCTGGGGATGGACATCCAGTCCTGGAGTGATGACGGCCAGCCGCAGGTCGATGCAGTGGGGGAACTGGTGTGCGTCAAGCCGTTTCCGTCCATGCCCGTCTTCTTCTGGGGTGATACCGACGGCAAGCGCTACCACGAGGCCTACTTCGAGCATTTCCCGGGCGTCTGGCGGCACGGTGATTTCATCAAGATCAATGCCCGCGGCGGTTGCTACATCTACGGTCGCAGTGATTCCACGCTGAACCGCTTCGGTGTGCGCATCGGTGCCGCCGAGGTGTACCGGACAGTGGAGCAGGTGGACGCGGTGGCCGACAGCGTGGTGGTGTGCTGCGAACTCGACGGTGGCCACTTCTTCATGCCGCTGTTCGTGCAGCTCAAGCCGGGGTTTGTGCTGGACGAGGCCCTCGTCAACACCCTCAACACCAAGCTGCGTTCCGACTGCAGCCCGCGGCACGTGCCGGACCGGATCTACGCCGTGCCGAAGGTGCCCTACACACTCACCGGCAAGAAGATGGAAGTGCCGGTGCGCAAGCTGCTGATGGGCTGGCCGGTGGATCAGGCCGCCAGCCGCGATGCGATGATGAACCCGGAGAGCCTCGACTGGTTCATCGATTTCGTGGCGACCACCGGCGACTACCAGAAGCCCGCACGCGCGTGA
- a CDS encoding CobW family GTP-binding protein, with protein sequence MSPSMLMRDPLARYSDAHGTGDRQPLPVTLIGGFLGAGKTTLLNSLLMQGEGRRIAVLVNDFGDLNIDAQLIVKVEGQTVELANGCICCSIRDDLIAGVTQLLNAEPRPEHLLIETSGVSDPENILCTFNQSPVRRDIFLENVVTVVDALHALDARDTEYAALFQRQVGGAYMVVINRAAAAGAAQVQAVRAMIETLRPGIALVEADDGAVPLAVLLGASRQGQALFRPEPTMDSRAHPFTSMVWSSERPVRRSDFNRTLHALSHTVYRAKGFINFQHYPLATLYQKVGGQASCIDGGAWRGATPRSELVLIGLASGLDPAEIGRQLDACCVG encoded by the coding sequence GTGAGCCCGTCGATGCTGATGCGCGATCCGCTGGCGCGGTATTCGGATGCGCACGGAACCGGGGATCGCCAGCCGCTGCCGGTGACCCTGATCGGCGGCTTCCTCGGCGCCGGCAAGACCACCCTGCTCAACAGTCTGTTGATGCAGGGTGAAGGGCGCCGCATCGCCGTGCTGGTCAACGATTTCGGGGATCTCAACATCGATGCCCAGCTGATCGTCAAGGTGGAAGGGCAGACGGTGGAGCTGGCCAACGGCTGCATCTGCTGCTCGATCCGCGACGACCTGATCGCCGGCGTGACACAACTGTTGAACGCCGAGCCGCGGCCTGAACATCTGCTGATCGAAACCAGCGGGGTGTCAGACCCCGAGAACATCCTCTGCACCTTCAATCAGTCCCCGGTGCGTCGCGACATCTTCCTCGAAAACGTGGTGACGGTGGTCGATGCCCTGCATGCGCTGGATGCCCGCGACACCGAGTACGCCGCGCTGTTCCAGCGGCAGGTGGGTGGGGCCTACATGGTGGTGATCAACCGGGCGGCGGCGGCCGGCGCCGCGCAGGTGCAGGCGGTACGGGCGATGATCGAAACCCTGCGGCCCGGCATCGCCCTTGTCGAAGCCGACGATGGCGCCGTGCCGCTGGCCGTTCTGTTGGGTGCCAGCCGCCAGGGCCAGGCCCTGTTCCGTCCCGAACCGACGATGGACAGCCGCGCCCACCCGTTCACCAGCATGGTGTGGAGCAGCGAGCGCCCGGTGCGGCGTAGTGACTTCAATCGCACCCTCCACGCACTGAGTCATACCGTCTATCGCGCCAAGGGCTTCATCAACTTCCAGCACTACCCGCTGGCCACGCTCTACCAGAAGGTCGGCGGGCAGGCGTCCTGCATCGACGGCGGCGCCTGGCGCGGCGCCACGCCGCGATCCGAGCTGGTGCTGATCGGGCTCGCCTCCGGCCTCGATCCGGCGGAGATCGGGCGTCAGCTCGATGCCTGCTGTGTGGGGTGA
- a CDS encoding c-type cytochrome, protein MSRRCPSLLGVTLLWSAAAFAERDADLGEALYAARCGACHAVDDNGPGPMHRGVVGCRAGTQPGYDYSPALSAADLIWTATTLDQWLENPDALVPGNHMRVRLAADADDRANLIAYLQRISQTPGRCQPAH, encoded by the coding sequence ATGTCTCGCCGCTGCCCCTCCCTGCTCGGTGTCACCCTGCTGTGGTCCGCAGCCGCCTTCGCGGAACGGGATGCCGACCTTGGCGAGGCCCTGTATGCCGCCCGCTGCGGCGCCTGCCATGCGGTGGACGACAATGGTCCGGGGCCGATGCACCGCGGCGTCGTCGGCTGCCGCGCCGGCACACAGCCCGGCTACGACTACTCGCCCGCGCTGTCGGCGGCAGACCTGATCTGGACTGCGACGACCCTGGACCAATGGCTGGAAAACCCGGATGCGCTGGTGCCCGGCAACCACATGCGTGTGCGGCTGGCCGCCGACGCCGACGACCGTGCAAACCTGATTGCCTATCTGCAGCGCATCAGCCAGACGCCGGGACGTTGCCAGCCCGCACACTGA
- a CDS encoding ferritin-like domain-containing protein → MTHPTFPTIAFAPARRAFLSRSAVLSATAVAMLGGAPLQGFAASHGSEAAANDLAILNVALGLEHEGIAAYQIGAESGLLSKPLLDVAVLFKGHHEGHREVLVQAIETLGGRPVEAAPMATYRDSGKLNVKSIRSAEDILRLAQRLELGAVNAYLGVIPSFGDRNLARVAGTLIADEALHYTALTQALGEPLPQQSMSFGG, encoded by the coding sequence ATGACCCACCCCACATTCCCCACCATTGCGTTTGCTCCCGCCCGGCGCGCGTTCCTTTCCCGCAGTGCCGTGTTGTCGGCGACCGCCGTCGCGATGCTCGGTGGCGCCCCGCTGCAGGGTTTCGCCGCCAGTCACGGCAGCGAGGCAGCGGCCAACGATCTGGCCATTCTCAACGTGGCTCTGGGGTTGGAGCACGAGGGAATTGCCGCCTATCAGATCGGCGCCGAAAGCGGCCTGCTGTCAAAGCCGCTGCTGGACGTCGCGGTGTTGTTCAAGGGCCACCATGAAGGCCACCGCGAAGTGCTGGTGCAGGCCATCGAAACCCTGGGCGGGCGCCCGGTCGAGGCGGCACCGATGGCGACCTACCGGGACAGCGGCAAGCTCAACGTGAAGTCGATTCGCAGCGCCGAAGACATTCTGCGCCTCGCACAACGACTGGAGTTGGGTGCGGTGAACGCCTATCTGGGAGTGATCCCCAGCTTCGGCGATCGCAATCTGGCGCGGGTGGCCGGCACCCTCATCGCCGACGAGGCCCTGCACTACACCGCGCTGACGCAGGCCCTCGGCGAACCCTTGCCACAGCAGTCGATGAGCTTCGGCGGCTGA
- the folE2 gene encoding GTP cyclohydrolase FolE2, whose product MNHIDHPSPLPDTQSLADPRGLAVTRAGVSGLSLPARVIDVDQSHCDTVVRFDLAVGVPAAQRGTHMSRLVEAAHALAQPLDLGHLDSAVRHLLRRMDADSGHIHCRFPWFVSKSAPASGRHSLLELAVEAWVHVHEAGRMPVCQLRVHVPVTTLCPCSKAISQYGAHNQRSQVSVTLRAAQLPSVAQLASLVDEQASCGVYAVLKREDEKAVTEAAYDNPKFAEDLVRDLYLSLQRKLDPQYLSVATENHESIHNHAAYAVIDQVHVPMGHLREDLRDGVL is encoded by the coding sequence ATGAATCACATCGATCACCCCTCGCCCTTGCCCGATACCCAATCCTTGGCTGACCCGCGCGGCCTGGCCGTGACCCGCGCCGGCGTCAGTGGCCTGAGTCTGCCGGCCCGGGTGATCGATGTGGATCAAAGCCATTGCGACACGGTGGTGCGGTTTGATCTGGCGGTGGGTGTGCCGGCCGCGCAGCGCGGCACCCACATGTCCCGGTTGGTCGAGGCTGCCCATGCCTTGGCACAGCCGTTGGATCTCGGACACCTCGACAGCGCCGTGCGCCACCTGCTGCGGCGCATGGACGCTGACAGCGGTCACATCCACTGCCGCTTCCCCTGGTTCGTTTCGAAATCGGCGCCGGCCAGTGGGCGCCATTCACTGCTGGAGCTGGCAGTGGAAGCCTGGGTGCATGTTCACGAAGCGGGACGGATGCCGGTGTGCCAGCTACGTGTGCACGTGCCGGTGACCACCCTGTGCCCCTGTTCCAAGGCGATCTCGCAATACGGGGCGCACAACCAGCGCTCGCAGGTGTCGGTCACGCTGCGCGCGGCGCAACTGCCGTCGGTGGCGCAACTCGCAAGCCTGGTGGATGAACAGGCATCCTGCGGCGTGTACGCTGTTCTCAAGCGCGAGGACGAGAAGGCCGTGACCGAGGCGGCCTACGACAATCCGAAGTTCGCCGAGGATCTGGTCAGGGACTTGTATCTCTCACTGCAGCGCAAGCTCGACCCGCAGTATCTGAGTGTGGCGACCGAAAACCATGAATCGATACACAACCATGCTGCCTATGCCGTTATTGATCAGGTCCATGTGCCGATGGGACATCTCCGGGAGGACCTGCGGGATGGCGTTCTCTGA
- a CDS encoding helix-turn-helix transcriptional regulator: MMATSLLERCGDSQRRVLELLLHAPDGGTVEYLVGALGITTNAVRQHLAALERDGFVERAGTQRTRGRPEILYQLTSVGREAFPRRYGDLAESLIEEIGEVVGAEALEAAMRRMGARAARQAGAERGPLSLAATAAAMRGAGYEAAVKPGPAGVPEIRAHNCVFHQLAERFPAVCEFDLAFLEAATGQAVEHRECMVRGGRSCRFGFLPKD, translated from the coding sequence ATGATGGCGACCAGCCTGCTGGAGCGCTGCGGCGACAGTCAGCGACGGGTGCTGGAGCTGCTGCTGCACGCGCCGGATGGTGGCACCGTGGAGTATCTGGTGGGGGCCCTGGGCATCACCACCAATGCAGTGCGTCAGCATCTGGCCGCACTGGAACGCGATGGGTTCGTCGAGCGTGCCGGCACCCAGCGCACGCGCGGCCGCCCGGAAATTCTCTACCAGCTCACCAGCGTCGGCCGTGAGGCCTTTCCCCGGCGCTATGGAGACCTGGCGGAAAGCCTGATCGAGGAGATCGGCGAGGTGGTCGGTGCGGAGGCGCTCGAGGCGGCAATGCGGCGCATGGGCGCGCGGGCGGCCCGGCAGGCCGGGGCAGAGCGCGGGCCCTTGTCACTGGCGGCAACGGCTGCCGCGATGCGCGGCGCCGGCTACGAGGCCGCGGTGAAGCCGGGCCCGGCGGGGGTGCCGGAGATCCGCGCGCACAACTGCGTGTTTCATCAACTGGCGGAGCGGTTCCCGGCGGTTTGTGAGTTCGATCTCGCGTTTCTGGAAGCAGCCACTGGCCAGGCGGTGGAGCACCGCGAATGCATGGTGCGCGGCGGACGAAGCTGCCGTTTCGGATTCCTGCCCAAGGATTGA
- a CDS encoding NAD(P)H-dependent flavin oxidoreductase — protein MPEHWFRELGMQVPVVQAGMGGGLSDAPLATAVSRSGGLGTVGILPPAAFRTALVETRENLGERPFSANLLMPFVRAAHVAACVETRPTVVVMFYGFDAALVRRLQRAGIHVWHQVGNLDQASRAVADGVDGLIAQGVEAGGHLGGNVPLRDLVPAVKAMAEGLPVLAAGGIHDAHGAAAARRMGADGVVSGTRFLLAPESGAHPDYKARLLAADETLRTLLFGLAWPAYHRVVPNAATRRWCRKRPEGPRWLQWINTLTVPARSVITLAQVAAMTPLQRLSIPLYSAVSKTRDMAAGDVDVTPLYAGEGISAMTTMQTVEEIVRALASGFAGGDA, from the coding sequence ATGCCAGAGCACTGGTTTCGCGAACTGGGCATGCAGGTGCCCGTGGTCCAGGCCGGGATGGGCGGCGGCTTGTCGGATGCGCCGCTGGCAACCGCCGTCAGCCGGTCCGGTGGACTGGGCACGGTGGGAATCCTGCCGCCAGCGGCCTTCCGTACCGCGCTGGTAGAGACACGCGAGAATCTCGGCGAACGCCCCTTTTCCGCCAATCTGCTGATGCCTTTCGTCCGCGCCGCGCATGTGGCCGCCTGTGTCGAGACCCGGCCGACGGTGGTGGTGATGTTCTACGGCTTTGATGCCGCCCTGGTGCGGCGTCTGCAACGGGCCGGCATCCACGTCTGGCACCAGGTGGGCAATCTCGATCAGGCATCGCGGGCCGTGGCCGACGGCGTCGATGGCCTGATCGCGCAGGGTGTCGAGGCCGGTGGCCATCTTGGCGGCAATGTCCCTCTGCGCGATCTGGTGCCGGCGGTGAAGGCGATGGCCGAGGGCCTGCCGGTGCTGGCAGCGGGCGGCATCCACGATGCCCATGGTGCCGCAGCAGCACGGCGAATGGGTGCCGATGGCGTGGTCTCGGGCACCCGTTTCCTGCTTGCCCCGGAGAGCGGTGCGCACCCCGACTACAAAGCGCGTCTGCTGGCAGCCGACGAAACACTGCGGACCCTGTTGTTCGGGCTGGCTTGGCCGGCCTACCACCGGGTGGTGCCGAATGCCGCCACCCGTCGCTGGTGTCGCAAACGACCCGAGGGGCCGCGCTGGCTGCAATGGATCAATACCCTCACGGTGCCGGCCAGAAGCGTGATCACGCTGGCGCAGGTGGCGGCGATGACCCCCTTGCAGCGCCTTTCCATCCCCCTCTATTCAGCCGTTTCCAAGACCCGCGACATGGCCGCCGGAGACGTGGACGTGACGCCGCTGTACGCCGGCGAGGGCATCAGTGCGATGACCACGATGCAGACGGTTGAGGAGATCGTCAGGGCGCTTGCCAGCGGGTTTGCCGGTGGCGATGCCTGA
- a CDS encoding NAD(P)H-dependent flavin oxidoreductase, which translates to MPLRTALTTLLEIELPIIGAPMGGVAGADLCAAVSRAGGFGMIGAGYGDLDWMQTQLRMLREHRLSTPWGIGLISWSSSPALLDLVIDARPHAVMVSFGDSDWILDRLRQADIPAITQVQTVAAARLARDAGADLIVAQGTEAGGHGGSRATLPLVPAVVDAVTPTPVVAAGGIADGRGLAAALTLGASGALIGTRLYASDEALGHPRIKQRLLSAGGDDTCRTRVFDIVRGLRWPSGYTGRAVRNRFIDRWQENETALARQRSQVAPVFQAAQRAGAADTGIVWGGEGLDLITAIAPAGDIVRQLAHEAEQQLRRAYAQLSQTDA; encoded by the coding sequence GTGCCCCTGAGGACCGCGCTCACCACTCTGCTGGAGATCGAGCTGCCCATCATCGGCGCACCGATGGGCGGCGTCGCCGGCGCTGACCTGTGCGCCGCCGTGTCACGGGCCGGGGGCTTCGGCATGATCGGCGCTGGTTACGGCGACCTCGACTGGATGCAGACGCAGCTGCGGATGCTTCGCGAACATCGGCTGAGCACCCCCTGGGGCATCGGCCTGATCAGCTGGAGCAGCTCGCCGGCGCTGCTGGACCTGGTGATCGATGCCCGCCCTCACGCGGTGATGGTGTCTTTCGGCGACAGCGATTGGATTCTCGACCGTCTGCGGCAGGCCGACATCCCTGCCATCACGCAGGTGCAGACCGTGGCGGCCGCCCGCCTTGCCCGTGACGCTGGCGCAGATCTGATCGTCGCCCAGGGCACCGAGGCCGGCGGCCATGGCGGCAGCCGCGCCACCCTGCCGCTGGTCCCGGCGGTGGTCGATGCCGTGACGCCGACACCGGTGGTGGCGGCCGGTGGCATCGCCGATGGTCGTGGTCTTGCCGCGGCGCTGACGCTGGGCGCCAGCGGAGCGCTGATTGGCACCCGCCTGTATGCCTCCGATGAAGCGCTGGGCCACCCCCGCATCAAACAGCGCCTGCTCAGTGCGGGGGGTGATGACACCTGCCGTACCCGTGTATTCGACATCGTCCGCGGGCTGCGATGGCCTTCGGGCTATACCGGGCGTGCGGTCCGCAACCGCTTCATCGACCGGTGGCAGGAAAATGAGACTGCGCTGGCACGGCAACGCTCGCAGGTCGCCCCGGTCTTTCAGGCGGCCCAGCGGGCCGGCGCCGCAGACACCGGCATCGTCTGGGGTGGCGAGGGTCTGGACCTGATCACCGCCATTGCGCCCGCCGGCGACATCGTCCGCCAGCTCGCGCACGAGGCCGAGCAACAGCTACGACGGGCATATGCGCAGCTCAGCCAAACCGACGCCTAG
- a CDS encoding MarR family winged helix-turn-helix transcriptional regulator, with translation MPRPTKRQYEVIGEFRYQLRRFLAESERLAKAAGVTPLQYQLLLQTQARPGRDWASVRELAESLQSSPHGTVALIDRCVALGLVERRRHPDDARRVEVHPTPGGRRLLQQLAAAHLEQLVALQGRFAVPDRAALRAAP, from the coding sequence ATGCCCAGGCCAACCAAGCGGCAGTACGAAGTGATTGGCGAGTTCCGCTACCAGTTGCGGCGATTTCTGGCAGAGAGCGAGCGGCTGGCGAAGGCTGCTGGAGTAACGCCGCTGCAGTATCAGCTGCTGTTGCAGACCCAGGCCCGGCCCGGTCGCGACTGGGCCAGCGTGCGGGAGTTGGCAGAGTCGCTGCAGTCGAGCCCGCACGGCACGGTGGCACTGATCGATCGCTGTGTTGCGTTGGGTCTGGTCGAGCGCCGCCGGCACCCGGACGATGCCCGACGCGTGGAAGTACACCCCACCCCCGGCGGACGTCGCCTGCTCCAACAACTTGCGGCCGCCCACCTCGAACAACTGGTCGCACTGCAGGGCCGCTTCGCGGTGCCCGACCGTGCGGCCCTGCGGGCAGCGCCCTGA